The region GCCGGTGTCTCACTGGGTATGGTAATTGCGCAATCGATGACCGGGGTCAAGGTTGTTGCGGAAGCAAAGTTCAGTGACTATCCATTTTCACTTGGGGTTGCTTCAGGTGACCCGCTTCCTGACAGTATCGTTCTATGGACAAGATTGGCGCCTAAACCTCTTGAAGGCGGGGGAGCACCCGCGCGAAATATTCCGGTGCATTGGGAGTTGGCAAGCGATGAACATTTTCGCAACATCGTGCAGCGTGGAACCGCAATAGCAAGACCGGAATTAGGTCACTCCGTACATGTGGAAGTTGAGCGCCTGCAAGCTGACACAGTCTATTTCTATCGTTTTAAAGCCGGACATGAATACAGTCAAGTTGGACGGACGAAAACAGTTCCGGCACACGATTCGAGCGTGTCCAGTCTGGCATTTGCCTTTGCATCCTGTCAGCAGTATGAACACGGCTATTATACAGCTTACAAACATATGGCTAAAGAAGATCTAGACCTTGTCTTCCATCTTGGAGACTATATATACGAATACGGTCCAAATGAATATGTATCCGGCAGTGGAAATGTAAGAACGCACAGCGGACCTGAAATTATAACATTGGATGATTACCGAAACAGGCATGCCCAATATCGAACGGATAAAGATCTGCAGGCCGCCCACGCTGCTTTCCCTTGGGTAGTAACGTGGGATGACCATGAAGTGGAGAATAACTACGCGGATACCATTCCGGAAAAAGGCCAATCGGTTGAAGAATTTATCCAGCGGCGGATTGCTGCTTATCAGGCGTATTATGAACATATGCCGCTGCGGAAATCTTCCATGCCTCATGGACCTGATATGCAGTTATACCGTAATTTTTCCTATGGTGATCTGGCAAATTTCTTTGTGCTTGATACACGTCAATACCGTGATGATCAAGCAAACGGAGACAATAGTTCACCGCAAACCCCGGAATCGTTGAATCCGTCCCGTACTCTGCTGGGAGAAAAACAAGAAGGGTGGCTACTTGAAAATCTTGACCAGTCTCAGTCCAACTGGAATGTATTGGCACAACAAATCTTTTTCTCTGAACGGAACTATGGCCCGAGTCCTGATGAGCCGTTATACAGCATGGATGCATGGGACGGTTATACGCCTGCCCGACAGCGGATTACCGATTTTGCAGCAACTAAAGATATGAATAACTTGATTGTCTTGACCGGTGATGTCCATGCAAGCTGGGCATCCAATCTGATGGCCGACTTTAAGGATCTGAACTCCCGCATCCTTGGCGCTGAATTTGTCGGAACGTCGATCACATCAGGCGGTAACGGAGCTGATGAGCGTGCGGATACCGACCGGATACTCGAACAAAATGAGCACATTAAATTTTTCAATGACTATCGGGGCTACGTTCGCTGTCAGGTTACACCTACACAATGGAAGACGGATTACCGTGTTCTGCCATTTGTAACCAAACCGGGAGCGGATATTTCCACACGAGCATCTTTTATTTATAAAAAAGATCAGGAAGGCTTAAAAGAACTCTCTGCAACAATCGTTCCACAAGGGAAAACGAAATCCAATGAAGTGGAAGTTGATCGATACCGTGCCCATGACCGCGCGCATACCAAACAACAAAAACAACCGAATTAAAAAGCCTATTTTTTCAGATGGAAAGGAGCTACGCATATGATCTCAAACATTGGCATCCCGGGACTGATTTTAATCCTTGTCATTGCGCTGATTATTTTTGGTCCGTCAAAGCTTCCGGAGGTCGGCAAAGCGTTCGGCAAAACATTGACCGAATTCAAAAACGCCTCGCATGATTTAATGTCCGGAGATAGTAAGGATGAAAAAGACGAAAAGGGCAAAAATACATCGGATTTGACAGAGCAGGAAACGAACAAATCAGCAGGATAGAAAAAATGAAGCGGGCGGGGAACAACCCGTCTGCTTCTTTTTAAGGAGAAGGAGGGTTTGATAAAATGGGAGATAAAAACATACAGATTGTTGGTCATTTAGAGGAATTCCGTAACAGGTTGATCATTACGATCTCAGCATTTATTGTTTTTTTGATTGGTAGCTTTGTATTTGTTAACCCGATATACGATTGGCTTATAAGAGATCTTGATACGAAACTTGCTGTACTTGGACCCAGTGATATTCTTTGGGTTTATTTCATGATTGCCGCAGTCATTGCACTGGCAGCAACCATTCCGGTAGCGGCATTTCAAATATGGAGGTTTGTTGCGCCTGCGTTAAGCCATGAAGAACGAAAAGTAACATTACGCTTCATCCCTGCCCTGTTCATGTTATTCGTAGCCGGGATTACCTTTGGTTATTTTCTTTTATTTCCGATTGTACTTAACTTTTTAATGTCCCTTTCAGAAGGGCAATTCTTTGTGATGTTCACAGCAGATAAGTACTTCCGCTTTATGCTGAACCTGACACTGCCTTTTGGCATATTGTTTGAGATGCCACTCGTTGTCCTGTTTTTAACAAGATTAGGCATATTAAACCCAGCCAGGCTCAAGAAAGCCAGAAAAGTTTCCTATTTAGTGCTGGTCATTGTATCTGTAATCATCACCCCACCTGATTTTATATCGGATTTTCTGGTGACAATACCACTGCTTGTGCTGTATGAAATCAGTATCAGCCTGTCTGGTATGGTATATAAGAAAAAGTTGAATCGGGAAAATGCCGTGGAGTATTCTGTTTCGTGATTTGTTCTTAGCATTACATCATTACACAGTATTCAGCCTGGAAAAATAGACCTCACTAGACTGTTAACTCGAGGGAGGTCTATTTTTTTGTCGCAATTCATCAAATTAAAGATTCAAACAGGGTAAGCAACCGCCTTCATGGAACTTAATCCAAACAATTTTTTTAAGTAAAATCACCTATTCAACAAATATTTCAGTAAGGTAGACCGTCCTTTCGAGTTAGTTCATTTTCTCCATCTTTTGTAATATTTTAAATACTTATTGTGTTATAAGTTTGCCATGTTTATCCTTATAAGTAATTTCGCGTACAGGGAGGTGACATTATCATTCAAAATTCATCTTACACCTGCCTCTTTTGATAATTTTAGAGATTTATCGCCAGAGATTGTTAGATTTAGAGTAAAGGAGATGTATTCATAATGATGTACAAAAGAAAACGTTATCTTAATTTTGTGCTTGCCATCATCGTAGTTATTGCACTATCTGCACTTGTTTTTTCACCTTCATCTGTGTCCGCAAAATCAAAGGTTGACTGCTTTGACTATAGTGTTCAGTTAACCCTTGAGGAGCAGCGGATCACCGATTCACCGTATCCATATGCAGAGCAAATTCTTCAGCACAGCGGTTTTGACCGATTTGTTAAGAAGTTCGAACAAAGGTTATGTTCTTCACCCAATTTAAAACATACTCAAAAAATGGTAAAACGACTCGGAACTTCGCTATGGAATAAAGCAGTTGCCCGTGCACAGGGGAAAAACGTTGACGGAGACCTTGATTCGTATGATGACAGACCTCTTTATTGGGCAAGATTATCGATGACCAAGGCACTGCGCCAATGGGACCCTGATTTCAATGTCAGTAATAAAAATCGGCAAAAACTTTTAAAATCGCTAAAATATACATCCCGGGGCATTGCTTCCATTAATTTTCCAAAAGGCAAGGGAGTAAAATTAATCCTCGTCAGCGGTTTTGATCCATATGGTTTTGGAACAGAGTATGGCGCCCGACATAGTAATCCTTCCGGGGCTATTGCACTGCAGCTTGATGGATTACATTTTAAAACGAACGATGGACAGCCCGCCGTTATCCAATCCGTGAATTTCCCTGTCCTCTGGAAACCTTTTGAAGAAGGGATTGTTGAGAACACTTTTGCACCTTACCTTAAAGAAGGTCCTCAACAGATTGATTTAATGATGACATTAAGCCAAGGTGGCCCAGGAAAGTTTGATATTGAAGGATATCACGGTCGTTGGCATGTCGGCACTGATAACAATGGGAAATGGCGTGAAGGCGTAATACCAACTGTATCAAGCTGGCCTATGCCTAATCCTCTTCCAGAGTTTATCGAAACCACTTTACCGGCAAGTGCGATGATTAATGCAGATACAGGACCATTACCAGTTAGGCGTGATAATCATGTTTGCGAATGGCTTCCGCCTAACTTTTCTGAAATGGTTTGTCATGATAACGGGCCGACTCCAGGCTCCAAGGCTCGCAGCGGAGGAGGAGGAAGCTATCTTTCTAATGAAGTGGGCTATCGATCCAACCGTGTAAGACTAGGTCTAGGAGCATTTGAAATCCCTGGTGGACATGTCCATATTCCTTCATTAGATTACCCGGAGGATCCTGAGAAATATATCAATCCCGCCTTTAAGTACCAGCGCACCATCATCGTTAATCAAGGGGTTGAACTGGTGAAGGCTGCTGCAAAGTAGGGAAAGGAAAAGCCTATTACTGATAATGTAATAAAAAGATAGCAATAAACACGACCTTTACATTTCAAACGGTAAAGGTCGTGTCTTCAATATAATATAGGAAAGTACCTGCTAGCTCTTCTTACCTTGCAGCTTGTCTCTCCAACTGTATCTTTTTAAAATTACCATTGCTGGAACTAATCAATTTCTTATCTTTTGCTGTACCGAACGCCTCTCCAAACACAGCATTCGAAAACAGCCTGTACAAATGATCCGGATAATTCCGGAAACCTGCCCGCAACCCTATGAGAAGAACATTCTTTTCATTTTCTTTTACGATAACGGCTTGCCCCTGAGCTTCTGCACTGTCTTTCCAGAAACCAGCCTTGAAAAAGTTCTCATCCGCGAAAGTAGCAATAACAGTCTCGTTGTCAATTCCCGTATACCAGACCGGATTATACACAAATCCTGTACCACTTCCAGCATAACCTGCTGTGAGCAGATTATCTTCATCGTACTTAACATGGACAATTGCATTGCTGTAACTGCTGTCAGATCCTTGAATACCGACATCTGTTAACTCCAATTTCTTAGCTGCTTCAGAAGCTCCTTTCCCAACCGCAATAAATTTACCACCGTTTGTGACGAATTGATTTATCGTTTGTTTAAAACGATCATACTCCCCTTCGATCATTAGTGAGGAAATTAACCTTTTTGAGCCGCTGTAAACTAAAACATCAATATTGGAAAGCCCTTCCTCAGCCACCTCAGCAGGGGTGATTTTCTTAACATCGAAACCTAACCTTTCGAGCGCCAGTTTTGTACCACCTTCTTCCAACACTGCAACATTCAAATTAGACAATTTCCGGGCATTTTCAGGAAATTCACTTGTTTTAATGTTCAAGCCCGATTCCTTAACTGCTTTGCGCAAAACACTCCCTTTTTGATCCCTAACAAAAAAATTCCCATCATCGCCTCTGTAAACCGGTATATCCTTTTGCAGCAGATCATTCACAAGCGCTACTGCCTGCACGGAACTGTTCGGGATCAGATATGGACCTTTTCCGGACAGTTCACCCTGATGTGAGATATGCTTGACCTGCTTAGTATTGCTGATTTCCTCTTCAACACCTATTGCCTCAAATCCCCATAGATCCGGCAGTCCTGAAACAGCAATATCATACATGGAATCCGTTATGTCGCTTACATCTTCACCCTCCCAAAGCATCATATTCGCCATCCCTGCTTTAGGCTGATTCATATCGACAACAAAGGTTCCGGCATCATATTTTTTCCCATTAACGGTAAAGGCTTTCTTCGCACGCTCCACTTCCACACCATTATTCAGCAGATGCTCCACAGCTTTTAACGTTACAGTCGGATCCTCTCCATCGACCGGCAATACATACGATTCCGGATACAAGTCTTCATCGTCTCCTGGATGATTAGCGTTTACCCCACGTTTGAAAATTTCAATTTGATCATGGATCATTCCAGCTTTATTTTCTACAGCAAACTGCAACGCCCCCATAACTGCATTCACGTGCCATGCTACACCGTCCCTTGTATTATTGGGTGCTTCAAGCGTATAACTGTACGTCCCGTGATACATTCCATATTGTGTTGTAAAAATAGGCGGATATCCATCCCAGCCCGATTCCATATCACGGTACGGAATGATAACCGAATCCAGGTTTTTATAGCGTTCAGATTCATAGTCTTCTTTATTGGAAACTACTTCATCTTCCATAGCAATCGCATGATCAAGTGCCCATTTGATAAATAAATCGAATTCATAATTCGGGTTATACGGGTGCGTAGTCGGTTCAATCAAATTGACATATCCATGCAAATCAAGAAAAACCATCGGATTCCATTTTGTCATTAGATCTACTAAAGCTTTTGTTTCCGGTTGTGTCTGAACGAGAAAATCCCGATTTAAATCTATTCCATTACTGTTAGACCTCGTTCCATTAATCCGGCCGTCCGGATTCATCACGACATTAAAAACCAATATCGTATTGCTCAAAACCTTTTTCGTCTCCTGGTCATTTGCAAAGGCAAAATGCTCCACTAATTGTAAAACGGCATCCGTTCCAACATACTCATCGCCATGGATAGAACCGTTCACGAGAATGGGAACTTTATAATTCGGATGTTTTTCAATCCATTCCTGTGCTTCGGCAGGGTTTTCGGTCATTTTCTTCTTAATCATTTTCCAATTACCATACCTGCCTTTACCTAAACTCGGATCTGTAATCGTCACAGAATAGAGGTTGTGTCCTCCGGCCGATTGGCCAATAACCTCCACCTTTACCCGATTGCTGTTTTTCTCTATTCGGTGCAAAATTCCAGGGATTTCACTATATGGTGTATATTCATACTGGTAATCATTGAATAATTTAGCATCCGATTTAAGCAGCAGCTGAAACTTGTTAAACGGAATTCGATCATAGTTTTGCGTATTCGAGCTAAATGTTTCTCCTTTGGCAAAAACCTCCTTATCCATGTTTCCGAGATTAAAAAAGGTAATAAAAACAACAAGCAGAAAAAACACACCAGCACGTACTACCGTTCGCATCAAGATCTCCTCCTTTAATAGTTTTATATATCAACAAGGGGTACCCTTGGGATGACCGTATTTAACCGTTTACTGTCCCGTGTACTAACACTGCCTGTCTATTTTCTTTTGAAAATGAATAATCTGAGCTGGAAGGAATTATTAAAAGAAGATTGAAAGATTTATATTAAAATACTTGCCAAAAAATGCCGAAGATTTTCCCGCTGAAGTAATGTTCATTTGAAATAATTTACATTCATTATAGAAACGATGATAACCTACTTCAATAGAAGTTACGAAAATTTCTAAAATCAGTATTAAAGAAACTAACCTATAGTCCTGCTTTTATTAAGCTTAAATTATTTCCTGGGAAATATGTCTTAAAAAGTTGGGAAAAGAAGATGATGATAGAATTGTGCGGGGAATGATTGTCAGGATAAGTCAAAAAACACAGGTAGAAGTATTAATTCTTTACGATGCTAACCAATCCGTATTAATCTTTAAGTGTACCCTTCGTACAATAAGATGTAAATGTCAATCTTGGAAACACTCAGCATTGCATTCGTCTTGTACTATAGCGAGTGCAGAAATTATCCTATAAGGTCTATCTTAACTAATACTTTCTGATGTTATAAAAAGATACTGACACTAGAAGTCATCAATCAAATGACCCCTAGAGCCAGCACCAATTCAATCAACTAAAATGTATCCCTTTTTCCAGCCAAGCACTTCCTGCTTCACCCAATGACTCCGAAATTGTTGGATGCGGGAACACCATACTATCAATTTCTTCAACCGTTCCTTCCAGATGCATAAAGGCTGTTGCCTGGCTAATCATCTCAGTGACGTGGGAACCTACCATGACAACACCCAGTACTTCACCGTATTTCTCATCCGCAATCAATTTCATGAATCCGCTTGTTTCACCAGCCGCGATTGCTTTTCCGTTTGCAGCGATATCCACTTTTTTCGTTTTTAAGCTGTAACCTTTTTCTTTCGCCTCGGATTCAGTCATCCCCACGCTGGCAACTTCAGGGAAAGTATAAACACAACGCGGTATATTTGTTTCACCCGGCAGCGAAGCTTTTCCAGCAATATGCGTGACCGCCCTGATACCTTCGTTGCTTGCAGCGTGTGCCAGCTGGTATCCTCCAATCAGGTCACCAACTGCATAGATGCCGGCAATCGATGTCTCAAGATTTTGATTGACTTTCACGAACCTGCCATCAAAATTGACGTTCAACGTTTCGATACCGGTCAGATTTGGTTTACGTCCTACTGCAATCAAAACACTATCTGTTTCAATTACTTTCTTGTTGCCATCTGCAGTCTCTAATTCCACAGATTTTTTATCTCCGGCAGAGCGGAAACCAGTGATTTTAGCACTCGTATGCAATGTATTCCCTTTTTTACTTAACGCTTTTGCCAAATAATCCGATGCATCCGGGTCTTCTGCAGGCAAAATTCGATCGGCCATTTCGACGATTTCCACTTTCGTATCCATACTGTTGAAAATACAAGCGATTTCCAATCCGATAACACCACCCCCCATAATAACGAGATGTTCCGGGATTTCATCGATATCAAAAATGGTGTCACTCGTATAGTAGTCAATGTTATCAATTCCTGGAAGATTTGGAACAAGTGGCTCTGATCCATTTGCGAGAATGACATTTTCAGCCTGAATTGACTCCGTTCCGCTATCAGATTCTATGGTCACGCTTTTATCTTCTTTTACATGCCCATAGCCCTGATAAACATTTATTTTATTTTGCTTCATCAAGCTGTTAATGCCATTTTTCAAGGTGTTAACAACCTTGTTTTTGCGAGTAACCATATCCCCTATCGAAAAGGAAAAGTCATTCACGGTTATACCATATGTCTTGGAGCCTTTTATTTGCTCGATTACTTCGGCATGCTTCAGCATCGTTTTGGAAGGGATACACCCACGGTTCAGACAGGTTCCACCAAGGTCGCGGCCTTCGACAAGGGCAACACTTAGGCCATCCTTTGCCGCCCGGATTGCTGCCACATAACCGCCGGGGCCACCGCCGATAATTGCGAGATTGTAAGTTTTCATTATGTTCACTCCCCTATATCAACAGACCATACGGATTTTCCAGCCGTTCCTTCAATTCGGTCAGGAATGCTGCTGCCGGTGCACCGTCTATTACGCGGTGGTCAAATGACAGGCTTAGCACCATCATTGATCTTACTTCAACTGACCCATCCACAACAACCGGTTTTTCCACAATTCGTCCAACACCTAAAATGGCCGTTTCCGGTGGATTAATGATTGGTGTGAAGCCATCGATCGCATACATACCCAAATTACTGATTGAGAACGTGCTGCCAGTCATTTCATCCGGTGTCAATTTGTTATCGCGAGCTTTTTGACCTAATCCTTTACTGACTTTAGTCAATTCAGCCAGACCTTTTTTATTCGCATCTTTAACAGATGGAACAATCAAACCATCTTCTATTGCAACAGCCAAGCCAATGTTCACTGCTTTATTAAGAATAATCTCATTATCGATCAGTGACGCATTCACCCGTGGATGAGCTTCCAGAACTTGTGATGTTGCCTTCATCAAAATTTCTGTATAAGACAGTCTGTAGCCTGTTTGTTTTTCGATGATTGGCAGTAATGACTTCCGAACATCGATGACATGTGTCATGTCGATTTCGCTTGTCAAGGTAACATGTGGGATGTTGTTTGTACTCTCAACCATTTTATCCGCAACCGCTTTTCGAATTCCTTTCAGCTTGATGCGTTCAGCTTCCTCAACGGGTTCGTTCTGTAAGGCGGCCGTGGTATTCTTAAGCACATCATCTTTACGGACTTTTCCATTTGCACCCGATCCGTCCACTTGTGCGAGATCAACACCCTTATCCTTAGCAACTTTTTCAGCAAGTGGTGTTGCTTTTGCATTATCCAGTGCATCCTTAACATCCTGCTCATGAATACGGCCTTTTGGTCCGGACCCTTTGATAGATGTCAGCTCAACATTTTGCTCACGTGCTATACGTCTGGCAGCAGGTGTCGCTCTGACTTTACCATCCGTGTCATCCTGTGATTTATCTTCTCCAGATGGCGCTTCTGCAGTTGCGGGCGTTTCGGACTGAGTGGATTCCCCATCAGCTACATTCTGTGAATTCTCTTCGCCAGCTCCTTCTCCTGCAGGTGCTTCTTCAGGTACTTCCTCATTTTCTTCACCAATATAACCGATCACGGCATTTACCGGGATCTCAGCATTGATTTCATAATACCGTTTCAGCAGAATCCCTTCTTCATAGGACTCTACTTCGATATTTATTTTATCAGTCATTATCTCAAATAACGGCTCACCAACTTCTACAGGGTCACCTTCTTCTTTGAACCATTCCAGCAGTGTTCCGACTTCCATCGTACTACTGAGTTTCGGCATAAATACTTCCTTAGCCATTTTAACCCCCCTATGCCTTATTTAGCGTTTCTTTTACCGCTTGAATAATATTCGGTACTTGAGGCACATGCGATTTTTCCAATTCCGGATTGTATGGAACTGGTGAAGACGCCCCACCTAAACGCTTAATTGGTGCATCCAGAAAGTCAAAGGCATCACTTTCAACAATCATGCTTGCGATCTCGCCACCGTATCCACCACGTTTTACTGCCTCATGAACAACAATGACACGGCCGGTTTTGGCTACGGATTTTACAATTGTTTCTTCATCAAGTGGTACCAATGTCCGAGGATCAATCACCTCAACACTGATTCCCTCTTCTTCTAGTTCCGCTGCAGCTTCAAGCGCGCGGTGAACCATAACAGCGGTTGCTACAATCGTTACATCCGTTCCTTCACGTTTCACGTCAGCTTGTCCTAGTGGAATGCTATACTGCTCTTCCGGTACGTCAGATTTGGTACCATAAAGGGTTTTATGTTCGTAAAAAATAACCGGGTTGTCATCATCAATCGCTGCTTTCAGTAGTCCTTTAGCATCATATCCTGTGGACGGCTGGACAACTTTTAGACCTGGTACATGCGCTACCCACGCTTCCAAACTTTGTGAATGCTGTGCAGCGGCACCTGTACCTGATCCGCTCGGCGTCCGTAATACCATCGGAACCTTCCCTTTACCGCCATACATGTAACGGATCTTAGCTGCTTGGTTGGCCATCTGATCAAGAGCAATTGTAATAAAATCGGAAAACTGCAGCTCAGCAATCGGACGCATTCCTGTCAGTGCTGAACCAACCGCAGCCCCGGCTATTCCGGATTCACTGATTGGTGTATTACGGACACGCTCAGGGCCGAATTCTTCGATCATGCCACGTGTTACACCAAACGCGCCGCCATATACACCAATATCTTCACCTAAAATATACACATCGTCATTTTTGCGCATCTCCTGGCTCATCGCTTCACGAACTGCTTCTGAATAGGTAATTTCTCTCATTATGTTTCCCTCCTATGCGTAAACATCTGTCAGTAAGTCATCTTCTGTCGGCATCGGACTGTTTTGAGCAAATTCGACTGCTTCTTCAATTTCCTGTTTCGCATCTTTTCGAATTTCTTCAGCTTGTTCTTCTGTTAAGATGCCTGCTTCTACAAGTACATTTTTGAATCGTTTGATTGGATCTTTTGCTTTCCATTCTTTTTCTTCTTCACGTGTACGATATTTTTTCGCATCACTTTTTGAATGACCTTTCCAACGGTAGGTTTTGGCTTCAATCAATGTTGGACCTTCACCGCCACGGGCACGTTCAATCGCTTCGTTTGATTTGTTCATCATGTCAACAATGTCATTACCGTCAGCTACAACTCCAGGAATGCCATATGCCTGTGCACGATCAGCAATATTCTTAACGTTGGTCATCTCGTTCACGTTGCCAGACATACCGTACAGGTTGTTTTCACAAACAAAAATAACTGGCAGATTCCAGACAGAAGCCAAGTTAACCGCTTCATGGAAACTTCCTTCGTTTGTGGCACCATCACCGAAGAAGCATACCGTTACATAGTTTTTCTTTTTCATATGAGCTGTTAACGCTGAACCGACTGCCAGTGGGATGCCGCCAGCAACGATACCATTTGCACCCAAGTTACCGATGTCAATATCGGCAATATGCATAGATCCGCCTTTACCCTTGCAGTAGCCAGTTGTTCTGCCAAATAACTCTGCCATCATTTTGTCCGCAGTTGCACCTTTGGCAATACAGTGACCATGCCCTCGGTGTGTACTAGTAATCTTATCTTCATTGGTAAGTAAAGCACATGCTCCGGCTGCACTTGCTTCCTGGCCGACTGCTAAGTGCGTTGTACCATGAATCATTCCTTTTGCAAAAAATTCATCCACCTTTTCATCAAAAAACCGGATTGTCCACATTTGTTTATATAAATCTACTAAATTGTCCTGACGAACATCAGGGACGAGCGTCACATCTTTTGTCAATTCCATCATGCTCACTCCTTTTACATTTGTTCAAGTATATAACATTTGTAATT is a window of Virgibacillus ihumii DNA encoding:
- a CDS encoding alpha-ketoacid dehydrogenase subunit beta; translated protein: MREITYSEAVREAMSQEMRKNDDVYILGEDIGVYGGAFGVTRGMIEEFGPERVRNTPISESGIAGAAVGSALTGMRPIAELQFSDFITIALDQMANQAAKIRYMYGGKGKVPMVLRTPSGSGTGAAAQHSQSLEAWVAHVPGLKVVQPSTGYDAKGLLKAAIDDDNPVIFYEHKTLYGTKSDVPEEQYSIPLGQADVKREGTDVTIVATAVMVHRALEAAAELEEEGISVEVIDPRTLVPLDEETIVKSVAKTGRVIVVHEAVKRGGYGGEIASMIVESDAFDFLDAPIKRLGGASSPVPYNPELEKSHVPQVPNIIQAVKETLNKA
- a CDS encoding thiamine pyrophosphate-dependent dehydrogenase E1 component subunit alpha, whose protein sequence is MTKDVTLVPDVRQDNLVDLYKQMWTIRFFDEKVDEFFAKGMIHGTTHLAVGQEASAAGACALLTNEDKITSTHRGHGHCIAKGATADKMMAELFGRTTGYCKGKGGSMHIADIDIGNLGANGIVAGGIPLAVGSALTAHMKKKNYVTVCFFGDGATNEGSFHEAVNLASVWNLPVIFVCENNLYGMSGNVNEMTNVKNIADRAQAYGIPGVVADGNDIVDMMNKSNEAIERARGGEGPTLIEAKTYRWKGHSKSDAKKYRTREEEKEWKAKDPIKRFKNVLVEAGILTEEQAEEIRKDAKQEIEEAVEFAQNSPMPTEDDLLTDVYA